One stretch of Amycolatopsis sp. NBC_00345 DNA includes these proteins:
- a CDS encoding dienelactone hydrolase family protein, with translation MPTRTDQLQLADGTVGLPVWLPESGRGPGLVLVQEIFGLDAYLAGVAADLAALGYVVAVPELFWRFAPGWSSEHDEAGVTRAMEVSGAFDPAQGLLDVLAALAHLRALPEVTDGAGVLGFCLGGSLAFSAAAAGTPDVAISFYGSAVASDLASLAEVSCPLQFHFGGQDPFIPRSDVRAVESAVASHPDAEIHVQEDAGHAFHNRVAPMFHHPAAAARAWALTTEFLRRTLPA, from the coding sequence TTGCCCACGCGCACCGACCAGCTCCAGCTCGCCGACGGCACTGTCGGACTGCCCGTGTGGCTGCCCGAATCCGGCCGTGGCCCGGGACTCGTGCTGGTCCAGGAGATCTTCGGCCTCGACGCGTACCTGGCCGGGGTCGCCGCGGATCTCGCCGCGCTCGGGTACGTGGTCGCCGTGCCGGAACTGTTCTGGCGGTTCGCCCCCGGCTGGTCGTCGGAGCATGACGAGGCCGGCGTGACCCGGGCGATGGAGGTCTCCGGAGCGTTCGACCCGGCGCAGGGGCTCTTGGACGTCCTCGCGGCGCTCGCCCACCTGCGCGCCCTCCCGGAGGTGACCGACGGCGCCGGTGTCCTGGGCTTCTGTCTGGGCGGCTCCCTGGCCTTCTCCGCCGCCGCGGCCGGCACCCCGGACGTCGCGATCTCCTTCTACGGCTCGGCGGTGGCGTCGGACCTGGCGTCGCTGGCCGAGGTGAGCTGTCCGCTCCAGTTCCATTTCGGCGGGCAGGATCCCTTCATCCCGCGGTCGGACGTCCGCGCGGTCGAGTCCGCGGTGGCTTCGCATCCCGACGCGGAGATCCACGTGCAGGAGGACGCCGGGCACGCGTTCCACAACCGCGTCGCGCCGATGTTCCACCACCCGGCCGCGGCGGCCCGGGCTTGGGCCCTGACAACGGAGTTCCTGCGGCGGACCCTGCCGGCGTAA
- a CDS encoding winged helix-turn-helix transcriptional regulator has protein sequence MLTQTLRGLERDGLVHRTVHPEVPIRLEYQLTEAGRTLREPLRALEEWSITHLGSVSASQKSYDHTNRPPAAATDRDK, from the coding sequence ATGCTCACCCAGACCCTCCGCGGACTCGAACGGGACGGGCTCGTACACCGCACCGTCCACCCCGAAGTCCCGATCCGCCTCGAATACCAGCTGACCGAAGCGGGCCGCACCCTGCGCGAACCACTACGCGCACTAGAGGAATGGTCGATCACCCACCTCGGCAGCGTGTCCGCGTCACAGAAATCCTACGACCACACGAATCGACCTCCTGCCGCCGCCACGGACCGCGACAAGTAA
- a CDS encoding NAD(P)-dependent oxidoreductase has translation MSRFTVIGGTGYAGSAIVTEAAARGHQVTALSRSLPDAPIPNVTYVQGDATDEATLSSVIEGADVAVAVLAPRGPLAGPFRDVYRTIARLADTEGVRLFVVGGASSLRPSPGADRFVTDLSQVPEELRDGILTDAAVIIEDLPATPATLDWVYVSPARGFGAHAPGERLGRYRLGDDVSVAPEDGGAISAADYALGFVDLIEKGEHHREQVNLSH, from the coding sequence GTGTCTCGTTTCACCGTCATCGGCGGCACCGGCTATGCCGGCTCGGCCATCGTCACGGAGGCCGCTGCCCGCGGTCACCAGGTCACCGCACTGAGCCGCTCGCTGCCCGACGCGCCGATCCCGAACGTCACCTACGTCCAAGGCGACGCCACCGACGAAGCAACGCTGTCTTCGGTCATCGAAGGCGCGGACGTAGCGGTGGCCGTACTCGCCCCGCGCGGCCCGCTGGCCGGCCCCTTCCGCGACGTCTACCGCACCATCGCGCGTCTGGCCGACACCGAGGGCGTGCGCCTGTTCGTCGTCGGCGGCGCCTCGTCGCTGCGCCCCTCGCCCGGGGCAGATCGCTTCGTCACCGACCTCAGCCAAGTCCCCGAAGAGCTCCGTGACGGGATCCTCACCGACGCGGCAGTGATCATCGAGGACCTCCCCGCCACGCCCGCGACACTCGACTGGGTCTATGTCAGCCCGGCGCGCGGGTTCGGTGCGCACGCGCCCGGCGAACGACTCGGCCGCTACCGGCTCGGCGACGACGTCTCGGTCGCCCCCGAGGACGGCGGCGCGATCTCCGCCGCGGACTACGCCCTCGGGTTCGTCGACCTCATCGAAAAAGGCGAGCACCACCGGGAACAGGTCAACCTCAGCCACTGA
- a CDS encoding DUF3500 domain-containing protein gives MDDEDEKTRYRGFGPVLGLPIQNARVDLSALPPDFRKLFPPVLEKAKEPLVGITTDGHVVPDLFAIQDTGWNPGPASKAATAFLDCLTPTQRENVLFAVDADEWRMWINAFPSWDPHGLRLEDLEPAQRDRALAILQESLSTTGFSDARTAMKLNAALGELVGGYRDTLTEYSYSIAVFGTPSTTQPWGWQLWGHHLDVHCFILGRQMVLTPTFIGAEPTEADRGVHKGLRLFDEQRAAGLDLLRSLRPAQESQAVLHSSMRVQDLPAELADPLNGRHRGGAAQDNRVIPYAGLPAGGLSLPQRNSLLRLVNTYAQRLPDGPAAAFMENIEQHLDDTHLAWIGGTGDNDAFYYRVHSPVVLIEYDCQSGVFLDNDQPEPFHVHTIVRTPNGGDYGRDLLRRHLAHHHPQRAVR, from the coding sequence GTGGACGATGAAGACGAAAAGACGCGCTACCGGGGATTCGGACCCGTCCTCGGGCTGCCGATCCAGAACGCGCGGGTGGATCTCTCGGCGTTGCCCCCGGATTTCCGGAAGTTGTTCCCGCCCGTGCTCGAGAAGGCCAAGGAGCCGCTGGTCGGCATCACCACGGACGGACACGTCGTACCCGATCTGTTCGCCATCCAGGACACCGGGTGGAATCCCGGGCCAGCAAGCAAAGCGGCGACCGCCTTCCTCGACTGCCTCACCCCCACCCAGCGCGAAAACGTCCTGTTCGCCGTCGACGCCGACGAATGGCGGATGTGGATCAACGCCTTTCCGAGCTGGGACCCGCACGGCCTGCGCCTCGAGGACCTCGAACCCGCGCAACGCGATCGTGCACTCGCGATCCTCCAGGAGTCCTTGTCCACCACCGGTTTCTCCGACGCCCGGACGGCGATGAAACTCAACGCCGCACTCGGCGAGCTGGTCGGGGGATACCGCGACACCCTCACCGAATACTCCTATTCCATCGCGGTGTTCGGCACCCCCTCGACAACCCAGCCGTGGGGATGGCAACTGTGGGGCCACCACCTCGACGTGCACTGCTTCATCCTCGGCAGGCAGATGGTCCTCACCCCGACCTTCATCGGCGCCGAACCCACCGAAGCCGACCGCGGCGTCCACAAGGGCCTGCGCCTGTTCGACGAGCAGCGGGCAGCCGGACTCGACCTGCTGCGCAGCTTGCGCCCCGCGCAGGAAAGCCAGGCCGTTCTCCACTCCTCGATGCGGGTGCAGGACCTGCCCGCCGAACTCGCCGACCCCCTCAACGGCAGGCACCGGGGCGGCGCAGCGCAGGACAACCGCGTCATCCCCTACGCGGGGCTACCGGCCGGCGGACTCTCCCTCCCGCAACGAAATTCACTGCTCCGCTTGGTGAACACCTACGCCCAGCGACTCCCGGACGGTCCCGCCGCCGCGTTCATGGAAAACATCGAACAGCACCTCGACGACACCCACCTCGCCTGGATCGGCGGAACCGGCGACAACGACGCCTTCTACTACCGCGTCCACAGCCCCGTCGTCCTCATCGAATACGACTGCCAGTCAGGCGTCTTCCTCGACAACGACCAGCCCGAACCGTTCCACGTCCACACCATCGTCCGCACCCCCAACGGCGGTGACTACGGACGCGACCTGCTGCGCCGGCACCTCGCCCACCACCATCCGCAGCGCGCAGTGCGGTGA
- a CDS encoding amidase, which produces MERSFQAAEELVTALRAGAVTSVELTEEAIARIERDDEVINAICVPDFDRARAAAHRADQARARGEDRPLLGIPVTVKESYDIAGLPTNWGMPQHRDYLPAEDAVQVSRLKAAGAVVLGKTNVPLGLQDIQTFNEIYGTTSNPWDHDRTSGGSSGGSAAALASGFGALSIGSDLGGSLRTPAHFCGIYAHKPTLGLAAPRGMVAPPAPPLPVDLDLAVVGPMARTARDLALLLDVMAGPDPLTLGKAHDLTLPPARHERLGDFRVLVLDEHPLIPTGSAVRAGVNRVADALADGGARVERHTPLLPDLTEAATLYMKLLISGSVARFPVDADEQLRTRAAGLSADDQSLDAVRQRAMVFSHRDWMEANNRRELHRHGWRQLFAEFDAVVCPITPTPAFPHDHSPNPLERRLDIDGVEYPYFDQLVWAGLATMPGLPATAIPAGRSAEGLPVGVQLIGPMFEDRTPLRLAELLEQKIGGFQAPKYQAAARPRIRTSTMPARSAASGVSSSAASRRCSPGR; this is translated from the coding sequence ATGGAACGGAGCTTTCAGGCAGCCGAAGAACTTGTTACTGCGTTGCGTGCCGGTGCGGTGACATCGGTGGAACTGACCGAAGAGGCGATCGCCCGTATCGAGCGCGACGATGAGGTGATCAATGCGATCTGCGTGCCGGACTTCGACCGTGCACGGGCCGCCGCGCACCGTGCCGACCAGGCCCGTGCGCGTGGTGAGGACCGGCCGCTGCTCGGCATTCCGGTGACGGTCAAGGAGTCGTACGACATCGCCGGGCTGCCGACGAACTGGGGCATGCCGCAACACCGGGACTACCTGCCGGCCGAGGACGCGGTACAGGTGTCGCGGCTCAAGGCCGCGGGCGCGGTGGTGCTCGGCAAGACCAATGTGCCGTTGGGGCTGCAGGACATCCAGACCTTCAACGAGATCTACGGCACCACCAGCAATCCGTGGGATCACGATCGCACGTCGGGCGGATCCTCCGGCGGGTCGGCGGCGGCCCTGGCGTCCGGGTTCGGCGCGCTGTCCATCGGCTCCGACCTCGGCGGTTCGCTGCGCACCCCCGCGCATTTCTGTGGCATCTATGCGCACAAGCCGACGCTCGGGCTGGCGGCGCCCCGCGGCATGGTCGCGCCGCCGGCACCGCCGTTGCCGGTCGACCTCGACCTCGCCGTCGTCGGTCCGATGGCGCGCACCGCCCGCGACCTCGCGCTCCTGCTCGACGTCATGGCCGGACCGGACCCGCTGACGCTCGGCAAGGCGCACGACTTGACGCTCCCGCCCGCGCGCCACGAGCGGCTCGGCGACTTCCGGGTCCTGGTCCTCGACGAGCATCCGCTCATTCCGACCGGGTCCGCCGTGCGGGCGGGCGTGAACCGGGTGGCCGACGCGCTCGCCGACGGCGGCGCCCGCGTCGAACGGCACACTCCGCTGCTGCCCGATCTGACCGAAGCCGCGACGCTCTACATGAAGTTGCTGATTTCTGGCTCCGTCGCGCGTTTTCCCGTCGACGCCGACGAGCAGCTGCGGACCCGCGCCGCCGGACTGAGCGCGGACGACCAGAGCCTGGACGCCGTGCGGCAGCGCGCCATGGTGTTCAGCCACCGCGACTGGATGGAGGCGAACAACCGCCGCGAGCTCCACCGCCACGGCTGGCGGCAGCTGTTCGCCGAGTTCGACGCCGTGGTGTGCCCGATCACGCCGACGCCCGCGTTCCCGCACGACCACAGCCCCAATCCGCTGGAACGGCGCCTCGACATCGACGGCGTCGAGTACCCGTACTTCGACCAGCTCGTCTGGGCCGGCCTGGCCACCATGCCCGGCCTGCCCGCCACCGCCATACCCGCGGGCCGGTCCGCCGAGGGCCTGCCGGTCGGGGTGCAGCTCATCGGCCCGATGTTCGAGGACCGCACCCCGCTGCGGCTGGCCGAACTGCTCGAGCAGAAGATCGGCGGCTTCCAGGCACCGAAGTACCAGGCTGCCGCGAGACCCAGGATCCGGACGTCGACCATGCCCGCTCGTAGCGCGGCGTCCGGAGTGTCGAGCAGTGCCGCGAGCCGGCGGTGCTCTCCTGGTCGATGA
- a CDS encoding sensor histidine kinase: MPPARFARRRSLVVRLTAVSALIAVSSIAATAWLAVEGTTRAIRQEQGQALSGDASTYDELIGYAAKNRDWNEVGDTVRLVAAKAGRRIVLTTAARTPIADSGSGAHTLPAQPSAVVDPLHVDPVLVPDTAPSGIDPRAVGPYALTPDERVSLQTAAAEEQFCLQDNRIPAEVRELPSGRPVVSPPGGGFVPTKCDTRALDQPTPTEARALDEVNALVTTCLKRQHASESAVVTLGFVVTGNQTQPAKSCVDSGRREQLAGYVAPPALLFVLSQDGEPQQAFPLSTANAERIVLVTLGVVGLAMLVMVAFASRLARPLRALTEAVRRDQRAAVTSRDEIGYLATAFNTLVERREQTEQQRRTMISDIAHELRNPLNAIGGRLEAAEDGHLPLDRALTHSLLEDTVLLQHIIEDLRDISDADAGQLRIHPETVLVADLVDQVVAAHAPDAREVALTATVDDPDLVLVADPVRLRQAIGNLVANALRYTPPGGRVTVRAAADGDQVVIEVADTGTGIAAEDLPFVFDRFWRADKSRARRTGGSGLGLAIVRHLVEAHDGVVAAGSGEGAVLTLRLPRSGPRHR; the protein is encoded by the coding sequence ATGCCGCCGGCTAGGTTCGCCCGCCGCCGGAGCCTGGTGGTCCGGCTGACGGCGGTCTCCGCGCTGATCGCGGTCAGCTCGATCGCCGCGACCGCGTGGCTGGCGGTCGAGGGCACCACCCGCGCGATCCGGCAGGAGCAGGGCCAAGCGCTGTCCGGCGACGCGTCCACCTACGACGAGCTGATCGGCTACGCGGCGAAGAACCGCGACTGGAACGAGGTCGGCGACACCGTGCGTCTGGTGGCGGCGAAGGCCGGGCGGCGGATCGTGCTGACGACTGCGGCGCGCACGCCGATCGCGGACTCCGGCAGTGGCGCGCACACCCTGCCGGCCCAGCCCAGCGCGGTGGTCGACCCGTTGCACGTGGACCCGGTGCTGGTGCCCGACACCGCGCCGAGCGGGATCGATCCCCGCGCGGTGGGACCGTACGCGCTGACTCCGGACGAACGCGTCAGCCTGCAGACCGCGGCCGCCGAAGAGCAATTCTGCTTGCAGGACAACCGGATTCCCGCCGAGGTGCGGGAGCTGCCGTCGGGACGCCCGGTGGTCAGCCCGCCCGGTGGCGGCTTCGTGCCCACCAAGTGCGACACGCGTGCGCTGGACCAGCCCACCCCGACCGAGGCCAGGGCGCTCGACGAGGTGAACGCGCTGGTCACCACCTGCCTGAAACGACAGCATGCGAGCGAGTCCGCGGTGGTCACGCTCGGATTCGTCGTGACGGGCAACCAGACTCAGCCGGCGAAGTCCTGTGTGGACTCCGGCCGCCGGGAGCAGCTGGCCGGGTACGTCGCACCGCCGGCCCTGCTGTTCGTGCTCAGCCAGGACGGCGAGCCCCAGCAGGCGTTCCCGCTGTCGACCGCGAACGCCGAACGCATCGTCCTGGTGACGCTGGGCGTGGTCGGACTGGCCATGCTCGTCATGGTGGCGTTCGCCTCCAGACTGGCCAGGCCACTGCGCGCGCTGACCGAAGCCGTGCGCCGGGACCAACGGGCCGCCGTGACCTCCCGCGACGAGATCGGTTACCTGGCAACGGCGTTCAACACGCTGGTGGAGCGCCGCGAGCAGACCGAGCAGCAACGGCGCACGATGATCAGCGACATCGCCCACGAGCTGCGCAACCCGCTCAACGCCATCGGCGGCAGGCTGGAAGCCGCCGAGGACGGGCACCTGCCGCTGGACCGCGCGCTGACCCACTCCCTGCTGGAAGACACGGTGCTGCTCCAGCACATCATCGAGGACCTGCGGGACATCTCGGACGCGGACGCCGGGCAGCTGCGGATACACCCCGAAACGGTGCTCGTCGCCGACCTCGTCGACCAGGTCGTCGCCGCGCACGCACCGGACGCCAGGGAAGTCGCCCTCACCGCGACCGTGGACGACCCGGACCTCGTGCTCGTCGCCGATCCGGTGCGCCTGCGCCAGGCCATCGGCAACCTCGTGGCCAACGCGCTGCGGTACACGCCGCCGGGCGGGCGCGTGACGGTGCGCGCGGCGGCCGACGGCGACCAGGTGGTGATCGAGGTCGCCGACACCGGGACCGGCATCGCGGCCGAGGACCTTCCGTTCGTGTTCGACCGCTTCTGGCGTGCCGACAAGTCCCGGGCCCGGCGAACCGGGGGCAGCGGCCTGGGCCTGGCCATCGTGCGGCACCTGGTCGAAGCCCACGACGGCGTGGTCGCCGCCGGCTCGGGGGAGGGCGCGGTGCTCACCCTGCGGCTACCGCGGTCCGGCCCCCGGCACCGCTGA
- a CDS encoding response regulator transcription factor → MSSRVLVAEDDPKQAEVIRLYLEDEGHTVAVVHDGLDALAQARAERPDLLVLDVMLPGMDGLDVCRALRTESDVLVLVLTARASEYDLLRGLDLGADDYLTKPYRPRELVARVRTLLRRGRSGPRTGPGAVLRAGDLVVDPTRHEVHVDGRPVECTHAEFALLEVFAAQPGRAFTRGRLLELTRGTDAYVTTRIIDVHVLNLRRKIERDPARPTRLVTVYGVGYKLTDAAG, encoded by the coding sequence ATGTCCTCCCGTGTGCTGGTCGCCGAGGACGACCCCAAGCAGGCCGAGGTGATCCGCCTGTACCTGGAAGACGAAGGGCACACCGTCGCGGTCGTGCACGACGGGCTCGACGCGCTGGCCCAGGCCCGCGCCGAGCGGCCCGATCTGCTGGTGCTCGACGTGATGCTGCCCGGGATGGACGGCCTGGACGTCTGCCGCGCCCTGCGTACCGAGTCCGACGTGCTGGTGCTGGTGCTGACCGCGCGGGCCTCGGAGTACGACCTGCTGCGCGGCCTGGACCTCGGCGCCGACGACTACCTGACCAAGCCCTACCGGCCCCGCGAACTGGTGGCCAGGGTGCGGACGTTGCTGCGCCGGGGCCGGTCCGGACCGCGGACCGGCCCCGGCGCGGTGCTGCGGGCCGGGGATCTGGTCGTCGACCCGACGCGGCACGAAGTCCACGTCGACGGGCGTCCGGTCGAGTGCACGCACGCCGAGTTCGCCCTGCTCGAGGTGTTCGCCGCCCAGCCGGGCCGGGCGTTCACCCGCGGCCGGCTGCTGGAGCTGACCCGGGGCACGGACGCCTACGTCACGACCCGGATCATCGATGTGCACGTGCTCAACCTGCGCCGGAAGATCGAGCGCGATCCGGCCCGGCCGACCCGCCTGGTGACCGTGTACGGCGTCGGCTACAAGCTCACCGATGCCGCCGGCTAG